A portion of the Symphalangus syndactylus isolate Jambi chromosome 13, NHGRI_mSymSyn1-v2.1_pri, whole genome shotgun sequence genome contains these proteins:
- the CAMSAP3 gene encoding calmodulin-regulated spectrin-associated protein 3 isoform X2, whose product MVEAAPPGPGPLRRTFLVPEIKSLDQYDFSRAKAAASLAWVLRAAFGGADHVPPELWEPFYTDQYAQEHVKPPVTRLLLSAELYCRAWRQALPQLETPPNPSALLALLARRGTVPALPERPVREADLRHQPILMGAHLAVIDALMAAFAFEWTKTLPGPLALTSLEHKLLFWVDTTVRRLQEKTEQEAAQRASPAAPADGAAPAQPSHAIAFCLKESGSKPPMIRYRKDRVVARRAPCFPTVTSLQDLASGAALAATIHCYCPQLLRLEEVCLKDPMSVADSLYNLQLVQDFCASRLPRGCPLSLEDLLYVPPPLKVNLVVLLAELFMCFEVLKPDFVQVKDLPDGHAASPRGTEASPPQNNSGSSSPVFNFRHPLLSSGGPQSPLRGSTGSLKSSPSMSHMEALGKAWNRQLSRPLSQAVSFSTPFGLDSDVDVVMGDPVLLRSVSSDSLGPPRPAPARTPTQPPPEPGDLPTIEEALQIIHSAEPRLLPDGAADGSFYLHSPEGPSKPSLASPYLPEGTSKPLSDRPTKALVYMPHSETPSKPSPCLVGEASKPPAPSEGSPKAVASSPAATNSEVKMTSFAERKKQLVKAEAEAGAGSPTSTPAPPEALSSEMSELGARLEEKRRAIEAQKRRIEAIFAKHRQRLGKSAFLQVQPREASGEVEAEAEADSGPVPGGERPAGEGQGEPTSRPKAVTFSPDLGPVPPEGLGEYNRAVSKLSAALSSLQRDMQRLTDQQQRLLAPPEAPGSAPPPAAWVIPGPTTGPKAASPSPARRVPATRRSPGPGPSQSPRSPKHTRPAELRLAPLTRVLTPPHDVDSLPHLRKFSPSQVPVQTRSSILLAEETPPEEPAARPGLIEIPLGSLADPAAEDEGDGSPAGAEDSLEEEASSEGEPRVGLGFFYKDEDKPEDEMAQKRASLLERQQRRAEEARRRKQWQEVEKEQRREEAARLAQEEALGPAPPVSAVPAAPMATPAPAARAPAEEEVGPRKGDFTRQEYERRAQLKLMDDLDKVLRPRAAGSGGPGRGGRRATRPRSGCCDDSALARSPARGLLGSRLSKIYSQSTLSLSTVANEAHNNLGVKRPTSRAPSPSGLMSPSRLPGSRERDWENGSNASSPASVPEYTGPRLYKEPSAKSNKFIIHNALSHCCLAGKVNEPQKNRILEEIEKSKANHFLILFRDSSCQFRALYTLSGETEELSRLAGYGPRTVTPAMVEGIYKYNSDRKRFTQIPAKTMSMSVDAFTIQGHLWQGKKPTTPKKGGGTPK is encoded by the exons ACCACGTGCCCCCGGAGCTGTGGGAGCCCTTCTATACCGACCAGTACGCGCAGGAGCATGTGAAGCCCCCGGTGACACGGCTGCTGCTCTCAGCCGAGCTCTACTGCAGAGCCTGGCGCCAGGCACTGCCACAGCTTGAAACACCCCCCAACCCCTCTGCACTGCTGGCCCTGCTGGCGCGGAGGGGCACAGTGCCTGCTTTGCCCGAGCGCCCGGTGCGCGAGGCCGACCTGAGGCACCAGCCCATTCTCATG GGAGCCCACCTAGCTGTCATTGATGCCCTCATGGCTGCCTTTGCCTTCGAGTGGACAAAGACCCTGCCAGGTCCCTTGGCCCTGACCAGCTTGGAGCACAAGCTGCTTTTCTGGGTGGACACG acCGTCCGGCGGCTGCAGGAGAAGACAGAGCAGGAAGCGGCCCAGAGAGCCTCTCCAGCAGCCCCTGCAGACGGGGCGGCCCCGGCGCAGCCCTCG CACGCAATTGCCTTCTGTTTGAAGGAGTCGGGGAGCAAACCCCCCATG ATCCGATACCGCAAGGACCGTGTGGTGGCTCGACGTGCCCCCTGCTTCCCGACGGTGACCAGCCTCCAGGACCTGGCCAGTGGGGCCGCGCTGGCCGCCACCATCCACTGCTATTGTCCCCAGCTGCTTCGACTTGAGG AGGTGTGCTTGAAGGACCCCATGTCTGTGGCGGACAGCCTGTACAACCTCCAGCTCGTGCAGGATTTCTGTGCCTCTCGCCTTCCTCGTGGCTGCCCCCTGTCCCTTGAGGACTTGCTGTACGTCCCACCGCCGCTCAAG GTCAACTTGGTGGTGCTGCTGGCCGAGTTGTTCATGTGTTTTGAGGTGCTCAAGCCCGACTTTGTGCAAGTGAAGGACTTGCCCGATGGTCACG CTGCCTCCCCCCGGGgcactgaggcctccccaccccagAACAATAGCGGCAGTAG TTCTCCTGTCTTCAACTTCCGCCACCCGCTTCTGTCATCTGGGGGCCCCCAGTCCCCACTCCGAGGATCCACAG GCTCCCTGAAGTCTTCCCCATCCATGTCCCATATGGAGGCCCTGGGCAAGGCCTGGAACCGGCAGCTCAG CCGTCCCCTCTCCCAGGCTGTGTCATTCAGCACCCCCTTTGGCCTGGACAGCGACGTGGATGTCGTCATGGGAGACCCTGTGCTCCTCCGCTCTGTGAGCTCGGACAGCCTGGGCCCCCCGCGTCCTGCGCCGGCCAGGACCCCCACCCAGCCACCCCCGGAGCCTGGTGACCTGCCCACCATCGAGGAGGCTCTGCAGATCATCCACAGTGCCGAGCCCCGgctcctcccagatggggcggcggatGGCAGCTTCTACCTCCACTCCCCTGAGGGGCCCTCCAAGCCATCCCTGGCCTCCCCCTACCTGCCCGAGGGGACCTCCAAACCACTGTCCGACAGGCCCACCAAAGCACTGGTGTACATGCCACACTCCGAGACCCCCTCGAAACCATCTCCCTGTCTGGTGGGGGAGGCATCGAAACCGCCAGCCCCATCCGAGGGGTCCCCGAAGGCGGTGGCTTCGTCCCCAGCAGCCACCAACTCCGAGGTGAAAATGACCAGCTTTGCGGAACGCAAGAAACAGCTGGTGaaggcagaggctgaggcgggagcggGGTCCCCCACGTCCACTCCGGCCCCGCCAGAGGCCCTGAGCTCGGAGATGAGTGAGCTCGGCGCCCGGCTGGAGGAGAAACGCAGAGCCATCGAGGCTCAGAAGCGACGGATTGAGGCCATCTTCGCCAAGCACCGCCAGCGGCTGGGCAAAAGCGCCTTCCTGCAGGTGCAGCCGCGGGAGGCCtccggggaggtggaggcagaggcggaGGCCGATTCAGGCCCAGTCCCTGGTGGGGAGCGGCCGGCCGGCGAGGGCCAGGGTGAGCCAACCTCACGGCCCAAGGCAGTGACCTTCTCTCCAGACCTGGGCCCGGTGCCCCCCGAGGGGCTGGGGGAATACAATCGAGCGGTCAGCAAGCTGAGTGCCGCCTTGAGTTCGCTGCAGCGGGACATGCAGAGGCTCACGGACCAGCAGCAGCGGCTCCTGGCCCCGCCCGAGGCCCCTGGATCCGCCCCACCACCTGCTGCGTGGGTCATCCCTGGCCCCACGACGGGGCCCAAAGCTGCATCCCCCAGCCCCGCCCGGCGGGTCCCGGCCACCCGGCGCAGCCCTGGGCCCGGGCCCAGCCAGTCACCCCGCAGCCCGAAACACACACGGCCGGCGGAGCTGCGGCTGGCACCCTTGACCAGGGTGCTCACGCCACCCCACGACGTAGACAGCCTCCCCCACCTGCGCAAGTTCTCACCGAGCCAGGTGCCTGTGCAGACGCGCTCTTCCATCCTCCTGGCGGAGGAGACGCCCCCCGAGGAGCCAGCCGCCCGGCCGGGCCTCATCGAGATCCCGCTGGGCAGCCTGGCAGATCCCGCCGCCGAGGACGAGGGAGACGGGAGCCCCGCTGGTGCTGAGGATTCCTTGGAGGAGGAGGCGTCTTCGGAGGGGGAGCCCCGGGTGGGGCTGGGGTTCTTCTATAAG GATGAAGACAAGCCTGAGGACGAGATGGCCCAAAAGCGGGCCAGCCTGCTGGAGCGGCAGCAGCGGCGAGCAGAGGAGGCGCGGCGGCGCAAGCAGTGGCAGGAGGTGGAGAAGGAACAGCGGAGGGAGGAGGCCGCGAG ACTGGCCCAAGAGGAGGCCCTCGGCCCAGCCCCGCCTGTGTCCGCAGTCCCCGCAGCCCCGATGGCGACCCCAGCCCCTGCTGCCCGGGCTCCAGCCGAGGAGGAGGTGGGCCCCCGGAAGGGGGACTTCACGCGGCAGGAGTACGAGCGCCGGGCCCAGCTGAAGCTGATGGACGACCTGGATAAGGTGCTGCGGCCCCGGGCTGCGGGGTCCGGGGGTCCAGGTCGGGGCGGGCGGAGGGCCACCCGGCCTCGCTCGGGTTGCTGTGACGACTCGGCCCTGGCACGAAGCCCAGCCCGTGGCCTGCTGG GCTCTCGGCTGAGCAAAATCTATTCCCAGTCCACCCTGTCACTGTCCACTGTGGCCAACGAGGCCCACAATAACCTCGGGGTGAAGAGGCCCACGTCTCG GGCTCCCTCCCCGTCGGGTCTCATGTCCCCAAGCCGCCTGCCTGGAAGCCGCGAACGGGACTGGGAAAATGGCAGCAATGCCTCCTCCCCAGCGTCAGTGCCTGAGTACACAG GTCCACGGCTGTACAAGGAGCCCAGCGCCAAGTCCAACAAGTTCATCATCCACAACGCCCTATCACATTGCTGCCTGGCGGGCAAGGTGAACGAACCGCAGAAGAATCGAATTCTGGAG GAAATTGAGAAAAGCAAGGCCAACCACTTCTTGATCCTCTTTCGCGACTCGAGCTGCCAGTTCCGGGCGCTCTACACGCTGTCGGGGGAGACAGAAGAGCTGTCGCGGCTGGCAGGGTACGGGCCCCGGACCGTCACGCCCGCCATGGTGGAAGGCATCTACAAGTACAACTCGGACCGCAAGCGCTTCACCCAGATCCCCGCCAAGACCATGTCCATGAGCGTCGATGCCTTCACCATCCAGGGACACCTCTGGCAGGGCAAGAAACCCACCACTCCCAAGAAGGGTGGCGGCACCCCCAAATAG
- the CAMSAP3 gene encoding calmodulin-regulated spectrin-associated protein 3 isoform X3, which yields MVEAAPPGPGPLRRTFLVPEIKSLDQYDFSRAKAAASLAWVLRAAFGGADHVPPELWEPFYTDQYAQEHVKPPVTRLLLSAELYCRAWRQALPQLETPPNPSALLALLARRGTVPALPERPVREADLRHQPILMGAHLAVIDALMAAFAFEWTKTLPGPLALTSLEHKLLFWVDTTVRRLQEKTEQEAAQRASPAAPADGAAPAQPSCPTRWYWKLVPIRYRKDRVVARRAPCFPTVTSLQDLASGAALAATIHCYCPQLLRLEEVCLKDPMSVADSLYNLQLVQDFCASRLPRGCPLSLEDLLYVPPPLKVNLVVLLAELFMCFEVLKPDFVQVKDLPDGHAASPRGTEASPPQNNSGSSSPVFNFRHPLLSSGGPQSPLRGSTGSLKSSPSMSHMEALGKAWNRQLSRPLSQAVSFSTPFGLDSDVDVVMGDPVLLRSVSSDSLGPPRPAPARTPTQPPPEPGDLPTIEEALQIIHSAEPRLLPDGAADGSFYLHSPEGPSKPSLASPYLPEGTSKPLSDRPTKALVYMPHSETPSKPSPCLVGEASKPPAPSEGSPKAVASSPAATNSEVKMTSFAERKKQLVKAEAEAGAGSPTSTPAPPEALSSEMSELGARLEEKRRAIEAQKRRIEAIFAKHRQRLGKSAFLQVQPREASGEVEAEAEADSGPVPGGERPAGEGQGEPTSRPKAVTFSPDLGPVPPEGLGEYNRAVSKLSAALSSLQRDMQRLTDQQQRLLAPPEAPGSAPPPAAWVIPGPTTGPKAASPSPARRVPATRRSPGPGPSQSPRSPKHTRPAELRLAPLTRVLTPPHDVDSLPHLRKFSPSQVPVQTRSSILLAEETPPEEPAARPGLIEIPLGSLADPAAEDEGDGSPAGAEDSLEEEASSEGEPRVGLGFFYKDEDKPEDEMAQKRASLLERQQRRAEEARRRKQWQEVEKEQRREEAARLAQEEALGPAPPVSAVPAAPMATPAPAARAPAEEEVGPRKGDFTRQEYERRAQLKLMDDLDKVLRPRAAGSGGPGRGGRRATRPRSGCCDDSALARSPARGLLGSRLSKIYSQSTLSLSTVANEAHNNLGVKRPTSRAPSPSGLMSPSRLPGSRERDWENGSNASSPASVPEYTGPRLYKEPSAKSNKFIIHNALSHCCLAGKVNEPQKNRILEEIEKSKANHFLILFRDSSCQFRALYTLSGETEELSRLAGYGPRTVTPAMVEGIYKYNSDRKRFTQIPAKTMSMSVDAFTIQGHLWQGKKPTTPKKGGGTPK from the exons ACCACGTGCCCCCGGAGCTGTGGGAGCCCTTCTATACCGACCAGTACGCGCAGGAGCATGTGAAGCCCCCGGTGACACGGCTGCTGCTCTCAGCCGAGCTCTACTGCAGAGCCTGGCGCCAGGCACTGCCACAGCTTGAAACACCCCCCAACCCCTCTGCACTGCTGGCCCTGCTGGCGCGGAGGGGCACAGTGCCTGCTTTGCCCGAGCGCCCGGTGCGCGAGGCCGACCTGAGGCACCAGCCCATTCTCATG GGAGCCCACCTAGCTGTCATTGATGCCCTCATGGCTGCCTTTGCCTTCGAGTGGACAAAGACCCTGCCAGGTCCCTTGGCCCTGACCAGCTTGGAGCACAAGCTGCTTTTCTGGGTGGACACG acCGTCCGGCGGCTGCAGGAGAAGACAGAGCAGGAAGCGGCCCAGAGAGCCTCTCCAGCAGCCCCTGCAGACGGGGCGGCCCCGGCGCAGCCCTCG tgcCCTACGCGCTGGTACTGGAAGCTGGTTCCT ATCCGATACCGCAAGGACCGTGTGGTGGCTCGACGTGCCCCCTGCTTCCCGACGGTGACCAGCCTCCAGGACCTGGCCAGTGGGGCCGCGCTGGCCGCCACCATCCACTGCTATTGTCCCCAGCTGCTTCGACTTGAGG AGGTGTGCTTGAAGGACCCCATGTCTGTGGCGGACAGCCTGTACAACCTCCAGCTCGTGCAGGATTTCTGTGCCTCTCGCCTTCCTCGTGGCTGCCCCCTGTCCCTTGAGGACTTGCTGTACGTCCCACCGCCGCTCAAG GTCAACTTGGTGGTGCTGCTGGCCGAGTTGTTCATGTGTTTTGAGGTGCTCAAGCCCGACTTTGTGCAAGTGAAGGACTTGCCCGATGGTCACG CTGCCTCCCCCCGGGgcactgaggcctccccaccccagAACAATAGCGGCAGTAG TTCTCCTGTCTTCAACTTCCGCCACCCGCTTCTGTCATCTGGGGGCCCCCAGTCCCCACTCCGAGGATCCACAG GCTCCCTGAAGTCTTCCCCATCCATGTCCCATATGGAGGCCCTGGGCAAGGCCTGGAACCGGCAGCTCAG CCGTCCCCTCTCCCAGGCTGTGTCATTCAGCACCCCCTTTGGCCTGGACAGCGACGTGGATGTCGTCATGGGAGACCCTGTGCTCCTCCGCTCTGTGAGCTCGGACAGCCTGGGCCCCCCGCGTCCTGCGCCGGCCAGGACCCCCACCCAGCCACCCCCGGAGCCTGGTGACCTGCCCACCATCGAGGAGGCTCTGCAGATCATCCACAGTGCCGAGCCCCGgctcctcccagatggggcggcggatGGCAGCTTCTACCTCCACTCCCCTGAGGGGCCCTCCAAGCCATCCCTGGCCTCCCCCTACCTGCCCGAGGGGACCTCCAAACCACTGTCCGACAGGCCCACCAAAGCACTGGTGTACATGCCACACTCCGAGACCCCCTCGAAACCATCTCCCTGTCTGGTGGGGGAGGCATCGAAACCGCCAGCCCCATCCGAGGGGTCCCCGAAGGCGGTGGCTTCGTCCCCAGCAGCCACCAACTCCGAGGTGAAAATGACCAGCTTTGCGGAACGCAAGAAACAGCTGGTGaaggcagaggctgaggcgggagcggGGTCCCCCACGTCCACTCCGGCCCCGCCAGAGGCCCTGAGCTCGGAGATGAGTGAGCTCGGCGCCCGGCTGGAGGAGAAACGCAGAGCCATCGAGGCTCAGAAGCGACGGATTGAGGCCATCTTCGCCAAGCACCGCCAGCGGCTGGGCAAAAGCGCCTTCCTGCAGGTGCAGCCGCGGGAGGCCtccggggaggtggaggcagaggcggaGGCCGATTCAGGCCCAGTCCCTGGTGGGGAGCGGCCGGCCGGCGAGGGCCAGGGTGAGCCAACCTCACGGCCCAAGGCAGTGACCTTCTCTCCAGACCTGGGCCCGGTGCCCCCCGAGGGGCTGGGGGAATACAATCGAGCGGTCAGCAAGCTGAGTGCCGCCTTGAGTTCGCTGCAGCGGGACATGCAGAGGCTCACGGACCAGCAGCAGCGGCTCCTGGCCCCGCCCGAGGCCCCTGGATCCGCCCCACCACCTGCTGCGTGGGTCATCCCTGGCCCCACGACGGGGCCCAAAGCTGCATCCCCCAGCCCCGCCCGGCGGGTCCCGGCCACCCGGCGCAGCCCTGGGCCCGGGCCCAGCCAGTCACCCCGCAGCCCGAAACACACACGGCCGGCGGAGCTGCGGCTGGCACCCTTGACCAGGGTGCTCACGCCACCCCACGACGTAGACAGCCTCCCCCACCTGCGCAAGTTCTCACCGAGCCAGGTGCCTGTGCAGACGCGCTCTTCCATCCTCCTGGCGGAGGAGACGCCCCCCGAGGAGCCAGCCGCCCGGCCGGGCCTCATCGAGATCCCGCTGGGCAGCCTGGCAGATCCCGCCGCCGAGGACGAGGGAGACGGGAGCCCCGCTGGTGCTGAGGATTCCTTGGAGGAGGAGGCGTCTTCGGAGGGGGAGCCCCGGGTGGGGCTGGGGTTCTTCTATAAG GATGAAGACAAGCCTGAGGACGAGATGGCCCAAAAGCGGGCCAGCCTGCTGGAGCGGCAGCAGCGGCGAGCAGAGGAGGCGCGGCGGCGCAAGCAGTGGCAGGAGGTGGAGAAGGAACAGCGGAGGGAGGAGGCCGCGAG ACTGGCCCAAGAGGAGGCCCTCGGCCCAGCCCCGCCTGTGTCCGCAGTCCCCGCAGCCCCGATGGCGACCCCAGCCCCTGCTGCCCGGGCTCCAGCCGAGGAGGAGGTGGGCCCCCGGAAGGGGGACTTCACGCGGCAGGAGTACGAGCGCCGGGCCCAGCTGAAGCTGATGGACGACCTGGATAAGGTGCTGCGGCCCCGGGCTGCGGGGTCCGGGGGTCCAGGTCGGGGCGGGCGGAGGGCCACCCGGCCTCGCTCGGGTTGCTGTGACGACTCGGCCCTGGCACGAAGCCCAGCCCGTGGCCTGCTGG GCTCTCGGCTGAGCAAAATCTATTCCCAGTCCACCCTGTCACTGTCCACTGTGGCCAACGAGGCCCACAATAACCTCGGGGTGAAGAGGCCCACGTCTCG GGCTCCCTCCCCGTCGGGTCTCATGTCCCCAAGCCGCCTGCCTGGAAGCCGCGAACGGGACTGGGAAAATGGCAGCAATGCCTCCTCCCCAGCGTCAGTGCCTGAGTACACAG GTCCACGGCTGTACAAGGAGCCCAGCGCCAAGTCCAACAAGTTCATCATCCACAACGCCCTATCACATTGCTGCCTGGCGGGCAAGGTGAACGAACCGCAGAAGAATCGAATTCTGGAG GAAATTGAGAAAAGCAAGGCCAACCACTTCTTGATCCTCTTTCGCGACTCGAGCTGCCAGTTCCGGGCGCTCTACACGCTGTCGGGGGAGACAGAAGAGCTGTCGCGGCTGGCAGGGTACGGGCCCCGGACCGTCACGCCCGCCATGGTGGAAGGCATCTACAAGTACAACTCGGACCGCAAGCGCTTCACCCAGATCCCCGCCAAGACCATGTCCATGAGCGTCGATGCCTTCACCATCCAGGGACACCTCTGGCAGGGCAAGAAACCCACCACTCCCAAGAAGGGTGGCGGCACCCCCAAATAG